DNA sequence from the Thermogemmatispora onikobensis genome:
AGCATTAACCTCAAGCGCTCCGATGTCTTTATCACCAATGTGGTGAAGTGCCGTCCTCCCGATAATCGTGATCCCCTCCCCGAGGAGATCAGCGCCTGCAACGATTACCTGGATCGCCAGATTGCTGCCATCAAGCCACTGCTGATTGTGACGCTGGGACGCTACTCGATGGCCAAGTTCTTTGGCACGGCCAAGATTAGCGCGATTCATGGCAAGGCTCAGAAGAAGGATGGCTATATTTGTATAGCAATGTACCATCCCGCAGCTGGTCTCCATCAGGCAAGCCTGAAAGAGACGATTCGCCAGGACTTTAAGAAGATCCCGGTGGTACTGGCCGAGGCCGAACGCCTGGCTACCGAAGGGAAGCTCGGCCCTACCAGCTCGCCAGCGGCCAGCCCCCCAGAGGAACCACCTCAGCAACTGTCGCTCTTTTAGCTGATGGACTGGCCGGCTGGCCTTGCTGAACCACGCCGCTCCTCTGTCCTCTGGAGTTGCTGGCAGCGCTGGCTGCTCTCTGCAGAGCCTCTGGAGGAGAGGAAGGCAATCGCCGGAGATGAAAGGGGCACTGCTGGACACGCAGTTCGCTCACAACCAGACAGGATCTCTTTTGTCGCTCTCTCATGATGGCTGGGATAGGCCAGTCAGCCAGTCAGCCAGTCAGCCAGGGACGCCCACGGCGGGCGTCCTTCTTTGTTGCAGATTCTCCTCTCCCTTTTTGGGCGTGTCTCTCTGAGAGATGCCCGAGTTTCTTGCTCGTTGGCACTCATTTGCTCCTGGCCAGAAAGTACTTGCAGTGAATACTTTGACACATGATGATCTACTGACTCTTGCTTGCTAGCTTTACGTCACGTATACTGAGAGCAGCAAGCACGGTTGCCCTTTAGAAATGGAGGATACGATGCGAGCAATTTCCCGGAAACATATTGCTCTTATGATGTTGCTCGCCTTCCTCGTAGCACTGACCTTCTCGTTTACTCCCCTCCCCGGCGCCAGTGCGACCGCCCAGGCCGCAACCACCTGGAAGGGCATTACTATCAACTGGTCAAACGTGCGTCGAGGCCCGAGCACTCAATACGGAATTGTAAGTGTTTATGCGCCAAATACAAGTGTAACGGTCTATGCGAGTGTTGCGGGGCAGAATGTCTGGGGGAGTCCCTACTGGTATCGGATCAGCCCCTTGAATAGTGCCCCACTCTACATTTATAGCGGCCTGGTCGTCAAGGCGCAGAGCAGCAGTCAGGCCAGCCCCCCCTATGGCAGCGGTAAGGTCATAGTCGTCATCTTATCGAAGCAATGGCTCTATGCCTATGACAACGGCAAACAGGTCTTCAATACGGCGATCACCTCCGGGCGGCCCTCTCTCTCCACGCCGACGGGAACCTTCCATGTATTGCGCAAGCTGCACCCGACGACCTTCTATTCTCCCTGGCCTCCTGGTTCGCCCTACTATTATCCGCCAACGTTCATTAACTATGCGCTAGAATTCGACTGGGGTGGCTACTTCCTCCACGATGCCTGGTGGCATGGGGTCTTTGGTCCTGGCACGAATGGCTGGCACTATGATCCTGTGGCTGGTTGGACTTGGGGTTCGCATGGTTGTGTGGAGATGTCGGTGAAAGCGGCGGCCTGGCTCTATAACTGGGCGCCGGTGGGAACGACGGTCATTATCAAGTCGAACTAGTCGCCTCGTTCATTGACTGACCAGATTCTGCCAGGATGGCTGTGCTTGCTATCTCTCTCATCTGCTGGCCG
Encoded proteins:
- a CDS encoding uracil-DNA glycosylase, giving the protein MSPEEILREIAAEVSVCTKCGLCKGRTKAVPGEGPPNARILFIGEGPGYHEDKQGRPFVGPAGQFLDELLQSINLKRSDVFITNVVKCRPPDNRDPLPEEISACNDYLDRQIAAIKPLLIVTLGRYSMAKFFGTAKISAIHGKAQKKDGYICIAMYHPAAGLHQASLKETIRQDFKKIPVVLAEAERLATEGKLGPTSSPAASPPEEPPQQLSLF
- a CDS encoding L,D-transpeptidase, with protein sequence MRAISRKHIALMMLLAFLVALTFSFTPLPGASATAQAATTWKGITINWSNVRRGPSTQYGIVSVYAPNTSVTVYASVAGQNVWGSPYWYRISPLNSAPLYIYSGLVVKAQSSSQASPPYGSGKVIVVILSKQWLYAYDNGKQVFNTAITSGRPSLSTPTGTFHVLRKLHPTTFYSPWPPGSPYYYPPTFINYALEFDWGGYFLHDAWWHGVFGPGTNGWHYDPVAGWTWGSHGCVEMSVKAAAWLYNWAPVGTTVIIKSN